From the genome of Setaria viridis chromosome 1, Setaria_viridis_v4.0, whole genome shotgun sequence:
TTTCAACTAAGCAAATAAACATCGTGAATTAATTACGGACAAAAGCAAGTAATCACCTTTGAACCAGATGGCAAGTTAGCATAGAGATCGCCCATCCGGATGCCATCTGCCCTCTTGAACGACCGATTGGCCTCAGTCAGGGACTCCTGCATCCCTGCCTCCCCTCGCACACTCTTGGGCGAGGGTGGAGGAAACATGAAGGCTCGGGTGGGTTCCGACATGTTCCGATGGTGCACAGGGCCCCTGCCACCGCCCACCTGCGGTATGCTCATTGGCGCAGTCTCGCCGCTAAACCGCGAGTGCAGGTATCCAAACGTgggcggcgagggcgtgggGGACGCGTAatgggtcggcggcggcgagaatTTCGCCTGCTGCCCCGGGGTGTGCGGCCAGGGCGCAGGTGACGCCCAGCTGCTGGGGCGCCGCAAGGGCTGCGAAGAGGGCGAGCCGGCGGCCTCCGTGAGCGAGGCCGGGAAGGCGCGCATAGGATCGGCCGCCGGGCTGCCGACGTAATCCATGATGATCGCGGCGGGCGCGAGGGAGGTGACCTCGAAATTGAAGGCGGCGAGGCTGGGGCGGTACTGGACGGAGACGACGAGGCGGCCGAGCTGGGTCTCGACGGGGGCGAAGCGGTTGGTGCGCATGGCTGCCTCCTCGGCGCGGGAGAAGGGCGCGGCGAAGGAGCCGACGCGGTGGCCCATCTCGTAGTTGTACACCTGGCCAGACGCGCAGAGCGTGCGGAAGGCGCGGTAAGCTGGAAGGAAGCGGAGCGCGGCGTAGAGCGACCGCAGCAGCGTGATGCAGCGCTTGTACGCCCGGTTGACCGCCAGCCCCTcccccaccgctgccgccgcggcggccgagggccAGGGCTCGCACGCCACGGTCCAccgctccaccacctcctccgccccgccgccgccgcccgacgggGAGAGGTACACGTCGACGACGAGCGGCTCCCCGGGGGACGGCTCCGGCAGGTGCTCcgccgcgggcgggggcggcggcgagtggaGCGGCAGGTGGAACCACCTGTCCCGCCTCCtgaacgccgccgccgtggccgcggtcgCCGACGCGTGCGGGCGCGGCGACCGCACGGCGAGGATAGCGTGCAGCGTCTTGTGCAGGAACTGCGGCACCATCAGCTCCGCGCCCGCGCGGCCCCCTCCGCTTCCGCCCGCACCCGCCGAATCCGACAGGCTCGCCATTGCCGATCCCGATACCGATCCCTCCCCAACCCCGtagttgcagcagcagcagcagcagtagtcaAACTCGaccgcgagccgccgccgccgccgctctgcatGGCTTCATAAATCTGGCCCGCGCGGGTGACCGGGAGGCGCGCGATCGAATTGGGAAAGGAGAAACAGATCTGCGAGCGAGACGACGGGGAAGTTGAGTTGAGATGAGCTCGTGGGGTTGGGTTGCTGCCGGGCTTGGACGAGGAGTCGTGAGGGATTGGGGATGGATTCCGCCCCGGTTTTGAATCCGGCTAAGGCCTAGTTCGGCAGTGCCGGATTCCGGTCTGGTTTACTTCCAGACTCGGTTTGGTGATGCCACCTGTACCATTTTAGAAGTACTATTGTAGAACGTGTTTGGATAcgatgggctaaactttagtaggtcacatcggatgttcgtatactaattaggagaactaaacatgagttaattacaaaactaattgtacagatggagtctaattcacgagacgaatctattaaggctaatgaattcatcattaacaaatggttactgtagcagcacattatcaaatcatggactaattaggcttaatagatttgtctcgcgaattagactccatctgtgcaattagttttgcaatagactatgtttaatactcctaattagtatcaaacatccgatgtgacaggtgctaaagtttagcggggtgtatccaaacaccccgttaATCTGAGAAAGATTAAATTCTGCCAATCCATTCAAATCCGAACATGTCAATCTATCTAGCACAGATGGAATCAATCCAGATCAATCCCATGCATGCATATACGTGAATACTGATCAGTGAGCACAAGATACAGAGCACGTACAAAACGCACAATGCACATACACAACAAGGCCAAGAACAAGGTCTCACGTATATATGCAGAGCAAATTTCATCTAATCCTTTCACC
Proteins encoded in this window:
- the LOC117864265 gene encoding autophagy-related protein 13a, with amino-acid sequence MASLSDSAGAGGSGGGRAGAELMVPQFLHKTLHAILAVRSPRPHASATAATAAAFRRRDRWFHLPLHSPPPPPAAEHLPEPSPGEPLVVDVYLSPSGGGGGAEEVVERWTVACEPWPSAAAAAAVGEGLAVNRAYKRCITLLRSLYAALRFLPAYRAFRTLCASGQVYNYEMGHRVGSFAAPFSRAEEAAMRTNRFAPVETQLGRLVVSVQYRPSLAAFNFEVTSLAPAAIIMDYVGSPAADPMRAFPASLTEAAGSPSSQPLRRPSSWASPAPWPHTPGQQAKFSPPPTHYASPTPSPPTFGYLHSRFSGETAPMSIPQVGGGRGPVHHRNMSEPTRAFMFPPPSPKSVRGEAGMQESLTEANRSFKRADGIRMGDLYANLPSGSKIKDSRDESGRFSGVFSSSGSPRLGFSRSSSRLSMQDDTDDADFPFAVDDVDPDSRPGSSSGKDVGDQAGSSSHKSQDAAVGYLVHLLKSARPLRDSSYSTHTSRAESIEAGSTSSFMSRRTSDALEELESFREIKENLLARSRSRLQDSLDKP